In candidate division TA06 bacterium, a single window of DNA contains:
- a CDS encoding membrane protein insertion efficiency factor YidD, which translates to MVGKLLKLFVLLAFLGLSQTSQADISEDLSIIRKSNQIKPAKEETAPRSKRHQVNELSLVLTSVIKLYQTLVSSQDVPACNFTKSCSRFSREAVQKYGPFHGIMMASDRLQRCNGFAKKYYPIDPSSGLAIDHPIEKYHLH; encoded by the coding sequence GTGGTAGGCAAGCTCCTGAAGCTTTTTGTGCTTCTCGCCTTTCTAGGCCTGAGCCAGACCTCACAGGCAGACATAAGCGAGGACCTTTCCATCATAAGAAAAAGCAACCAGATTAAACCAGCGAAGGAAGAGACGGCTCCAAGAAGTAAGAGGCATCAGGTTAACGAGTTAAGTCTCGTCCTTACATCAGTCATAAAGCTCTATCAGACATTAGTATCATCACAGGACGTGCCCGCCTGCAACTTCACAAAAAGCTGTTCCAGATTCAGCAGGGAGGCCGTCCAGAAGTATGGACCATTTCACGGGATCATGATGGCCTCCGATAGACTGCAGAGATGCAACGGGTTCGCAAAAAAATACTATCCAATTGACCCTTCTTCTGGACTCGCAATAGACCATCCAATCGAGAAATATCATCTTCATTAG